Proteins encoded together in one Bradyrhizobium sp. PSBB068 window:
- a CDS encoding chain-length determining protein: MSIQQTEGATAPYRDLSQSSDKVSEGVDLKDVIGILLRRKHWIFAICGAFCVVAATYLMIARPAYTAVAQVYVDPRDRPTPQEGSAAQNSVPGDGLLLVESQLKIITSNEVLTRVVDETGLANDPEFNGKGGLGSKIRSLFGMGSSDPPELTALRNLRLKTAVKRNDRSFVIDIMVSADTAARATRLTEAVANAYLEEQAKANSTFNRRISEAITSQLARMRDAVSQSERAVAAYKAANNLVGTRNRLVTDQELDEANTQLTNAKAKLSEAQARVKLIDAIVSGGAGLEALPEVVQSGTITQLRARAADIVRDEAQLAQINGPNHPALQAVRAQLRDVQTAIKDEVKRIAEAVRYVATSERTNVQELQARFDSLKALSQTNDKIIVPLRELERKADSDRAVYEMFLAKAKTAHEQQVVDTTNIRLISPASPPQRKSWPPTMIIMAAALFGGLTLGVAAALARDSLAARGRRLPKPNEVPPGPDEVPPRPIGKRIDPSTSSLHSILRPAAASRQEQLSRLSAELLAAPAGRSILLVRTSEEESLSLIALELARAVAETEQKAIVIDADLMQHPVTSRLRFDQRPGIRDILAGTSSISDVACPLGKTNIKIVPVGLAAMVPPDDRILNTLSEALNEARDFDRVIIDGGELGSTSSEYGLYAMADEVIFLASTGDSRIDDVLVHADLLRHHRIKARTIFIERNAEALVA, from the coding sequence ATGTCGATTCAGCAGACAGAGGGAGCAACAGCACCCTATCGCGACCTGTCTCAATCCAGCGACAAGGTCTCGGAGGGCGTCGACCTGAAGGATGTCATCGGCATCCTCTTGCGGCGCAAGCACTGGATCTTTGCGATATGCGGGGCGTTTTGCGTGGTGGCGGCCACGTATCTCATGATCGCGCGACCGGCCTACACCGCGGTAGCCCAAGTTTACGTCGATCCCCGCGATCGCCCAACGCCGCAAGAAGGATCGGCGGCCCAGAACTCCGTGCCTGGCGACGGCCTGCTCCTCGTCGAAAGCCAACTGAAGATAATCACCTCGAACGAAGTCCTGACGCGTGTCGTCGATGAAACCGGACTGGCCAACGACCCCGAGTTCAACGGCAAAGGCGGCCTCGGCTCGAAGATCAGGTCGCTGTTCGGGATGGGGTCATCCGATCCGCCCGAACTGACGGCATTGCGGAATCTGCGCCTGAAGACGGCAGTGAAGCGAAACGACCGCTCCTTCGTCATCGACATCATGGTTTCCGCGGACACGGCGGCACGAGCAACAAGGCTCACCGAAGCCGTGGCCAATGCTTATCTTGAGGAGCAAGCCAAGGCGAATTCCACCTTCAATCGCCGCATTTCAGAGGCGATCACCTCACAACTGGCGCGGATGCGCGATGCAGTGAGCCAGTCGGAGCGAGCTGTCGCCGCTTACAAGGCCGCCAACAATCTGGTCGGCACCCGCAACAGGCTGGTGACGGATCAAGAGCTCGACGAAGCCAATACCCAGCTGACCAATGCCAAGGCCAAGCTGAGCGAAGCGCAGGCGCGCGTCAAACTGATCGATGCCATCGTCTCCGGCGGCGCAGGCCTGGAGGCTCTGCCCGAGGTCGTGCAGTCCGGTACGATCACACAATTGCGCGCGCGAGCGGCGGACATCGTCCGCGACGAAGCGCAGCTGGCGCAGATCAACGGTCCCAATCACCCCGCGCTGCAGGCGGTCCGGGCGCAGCTTCGTGACGTCCAGACCGCGATCAAGGACGAGGTCAAGCGGATCGCCGAGGCGGTCCGTTACGTCGCGACGAGCGAGCGGACGAATGTCCAGGAACTCCAGGCGCGTTTCGATTCGCTGAAGGCGTTGTCGCAGACGAACGACAAGATCATCGTGCCGTTGCGCGAACTGGAGCGCAAAGCGGACTCCGATCGCGCGGTCTATGAGATGTTTCTGGCGAAAGCCAAGACTGCACACGAACAGCAGGTCGTCGACACCACGAATATCCGGTTGATTTCCCCTGCGTCGCCGCCCCAACGCAAGAGCTGGCCGCCGACCATGATCATCATGGCCGCGGCGCTGTTCGGCGGGTTGACGCTGGGCGTTGCCGCGGCCCTGGCGCGGGACAGTCTTGCTGCGCGCGGCCGGCGACTACCAAAGCCGAACGAGGTGCCGCCGGGACCGGATGAGGTGCCGCCGAGACCGATCGGAAAGCGCATCGACCCGTCAACGTCATCGCTGCACTCCATCCTCCGTCCTGCCGCGGCGAGTCGCCAAGAACAGTTGTCGCGTCTTTCGGCGGAACTGCTCGCAGCGCCTGCGGGCCGTTCCATCCTGCTGGTTCGCACCTCGGAAGAAGAATCGCTCAGCCTGATCGCACTGGAGTTGGCGCGCGCCGTCGCCGAGACGGAACAGAAAGCCATCGTCATCGACGCCGATCTGATGCAGCACCCGGTCACATCGCGTCTGCGTTTCGACCAGCGGCCGGGAATTCGCGATATTCTGGCCGGCACGTCGTCGATCAGCGATGTGGCCTGTCCGCTGGGCAAGACCAACATCAAAATCGTCCCTGTTGGCCTCGCGGCAATGGTTCCACCGGATGACCGGATACTGAACACACTCTCCGAGGCGCTGAACGAGGCGCGCGATTTCGATCGCGTCATCATCGATGGCGGCGAACTCGGCAGCACGTCGTCCGAATACGGACTGTACGCCATGGCTGACGAAGTCATCTTCCTGGCGTCGACCGGCGATAGCAGGATCGATGACGTCCTGGTTCATGCTGACTTGTTGCGACATCATCGGATCAAGGCGAGGACGATCTTTATCGAACGCAACGCAGAGGCGCTGGTCGCGTGA
- a CDS encoding DUF1674 domain-containing protein, with amino-acid sequence MSEKSPSSTPPEPAPRKPLTPAAQRALAEAAARRKAAEELAANDAAARPKEFQGPKGPEPTRYGDWETKGIASDF; translated from the coding sequence ATGTCTGAGAAATCGCCATCGTCAACGCCGCCGGAACCCGCGCCGCGCAAGCCGCTGACGCCGGCCGCGCAGCGCGCGCTCGCCGAGGCCGCGGCGCGGCGCAAGGCTGCCGAGGAGCTGGCCGCGAACGATGCCGCCGCACGCCCGAAGGAATTCCAGGGTCCGAAGGGTCCGGAACCGACCCGTTATGGCGATTGGGAAACCAAGGGCATCGCCTCGGACTTCTGA
- a CDS encoding methyltransferase domain-containing protein: MPPSRFAVPAEVPGLAARRIAADILDGVLHKHRTLDDQLDGAGAHPGLKSLADRDRALMRRLVSTILRKLGTLGHLLSRLLDRGIPTDAPRAQSALLIGAAQILWMDVPDHAAVDLSVRLVQSDRRAAKYAGLVNAVLRRCAREAQGLIDEISTQTLDLPPWMLARWNAHYGEATAREMALALGHEPSLDLTVKSDAAQWASRLHGEVLPTGTVRTLLQGSVTMLPGFAEGQWWVQDAAAALPVRLFGDIKDKKVADLCAAPGGKTAQLALAGAQVTAVDRSPARVARLRENLTRLALQAETVVADAAEWPAEAASFDGILVDAPCTSTGTIRRHPDVAWLRQEGDIAALSALQKRLLLKATHLLKPGGTLVYCTCSLEPEEGEHAIAALLASESGLRRAPVEKSEVAGLDDIITADGDLRTLPSHLPNADPRLSGLDGFYAARLVKS; this comes from the coding sequence ATGCCTCCTTCAAGATTTGCAGTTCCTGCCGAAGTCCCCGGTCTCGCGGCGCGCCGCATCGCGGCCGACATCCTCGACGGCGTGCTGCACAAGCACCGCACACTCGATGATCAGCTCGACGGCGCCGGCGCGCATCCCGGCCTGAAATCGCTGGCCGATCGCGACCGCGCGCTGATGCGCCGGCTGGTCTCGACCATCCTGCGCAAGCTCGGCACGCTCGGCCATCTGTTGTCGCGCCTGCTCGATCGCGGCATCCCGACCGATGCGCCGCGCGCGCAGAGCGCGCTGTTGATCGGCGCCGCGCAGATCCTCTGGATGGACGTGCCTGACCATGCCGCAGTCGATCTCTCGGTGCGGCTGGTGCAGTCGGACCGCCGTGCCGCGAAGTATGCCGGGCTCGTCAACGCCGTGCTGCGCCGCTGCGCGCGCGAGGCCCAGGGGCTGATCGACGAGATCAGCACGCAGACGCTGGACCTGCCGCCATGGATGCTGGCGCGCTGGAACGCGCATTACGGCGAGGCCACCGCGCGCGAGATGGCGCTGGCGCTCGGCCACGAGCCGTCACTCGATCTCACGGTGAAGTCCGACGCCGCGCAATGGGCGAGCCGCCTGCACGGCGAGGTCTTGCCGACGGGAACCGTGCGCACGCTGCTGCAGGGTTCCGTCACCATGCTGCCGGGCTTTGCCGAAGGCCAATGGTGGGTGCAGGACGCCGCCGCCGCGCTGCCGGTGCGGCTGTTCGGCGACATCAAGGACAAGAAGGTCGCGGACCTCTGCGCCGCGCCCGGCGGCAAGACGGCTCAGCTCGCACTGGCAGGCGCGCAGGTCACCGCGGTCGACCGCTCGCCGGCGCGGGTCGCGCGGTTGCGCGAAAATCTCACGCGGCTGGCGTTGCAGGCCGAGACTGTTGTCGCCGACGCGGCCGAATGGCCCGCCGAGGCCGCGAGTTTTGACGGTATCCTGGTCGATGCGCCCTGCACCTCGACGGGAACCATCCGCCGGCATCCCGACGTCGCCTGGCTGCGCCAGGAAGGCGACATCGCCGCGCTCTCGGCCCTGCAGAAGCGGCTGCTGCTAAAGGCCACCCATCTGCTGAAGCCCGGCGGCACGCTGGTCTACTGCACCTGCTCGCTGGAGCCGGAGGAAGGCGAGCACGCGATCGCCGCGCTGCTGGCAAGCGAATCAGGCCTGCGCCGTGCGCCGGTCGAGAAGAGCGAGGTCGCCGGCCTCGACGACATCATTACCGCCGACGGCGACCTGCGCACCCTGCCGAGCCACCTGCCCAACGCCGACCCGCGGCTGAGCGGGCTGGATGGCTTTTACGCAGCCCGGCTGGTTAAGTCCTGA
- a CDS encoding heparinase II/III family protein encodes MSVAQSRRISTLIAGRFARSMLARASGSTVALSRLWPGRTDRLIIAPHDLRTADATRAAEIYAGRFVFAGKIVTCHGRSIFDLEPPSEDWEAALLGFGWLRHLRAADTALTRANARSLVDDWISNQARKRPLERRADVRARRVISLLSQAPLVLGDTDGKFYRKYLRGLAREIRYLRHSTLDNDGVPRLQVLIALCYASLCLANQARNIKSATRRLSDELQRQILPDGGHISRNPGALVELLSDLLPLRQTFAARNIAPPPALLNAIDRMMPMLRFFRHGDGSFALFNGMSTAPSDLVATLLAYDDTRGVPMASMPHTGFQRLDAGNTTLIIDTGPPPPASVSQDAHAGCLSFELSSGPSRIVVNCGMPSTGRDNWRPFARSTAAHSTLTYHDTSSCQFVELSAMKRLLRGAPITSGPSNVESYREAVPGGDVLTASHDGYLSRFGVIHRRVLMVSQDGTRLEGEDSLSPAPGGRMKGSEADFALRFHLHPSVKASRLSDARGVMLVLPNRDVWTFEAMDDKVDLEDSVFLAGNDGPRRTSQIVIRQDARHAATIRWSFVRSSTSATATNARRNARREPELPL; translated from the coding sequence GTGTCGGTCGCTCAAAGCAGACGCATCTCGACGCTGATTGCTGGCCGCTTCGCCCGCAGCATGCTCGCGCGCGCCAGCGGCAGCACGGTCGCGCTGTCGCGGCTGTGGCCGGGCCGCACCGACCGGCTGATCATCGCGCCGCACGACCTGCGGACCGCCGACGCCACCCGCGCTGCCGAGATCTATGCCGGGCGATTCGTGTTCGCCGGCAAGATCGTCACCTGCCACGGCCGCTCGATCTTCGATCTGGAACCGCCGTCGGAGGATTGGGAAGCCGCCCTGCTCGGCTTCGGCTGGCTGCGCCATCTGCGCGCCGCCGACACCGCGCTGACCCGCGCCAATGCCCGCTCGCTTGTCGACGACTGGATCTCCAACCAGGCCCGCAAGCGGCCGCTGGAACGGCGCGCCGATGTGCGCGCGCGGCGCGTGATCTCGCTGCTGTCGCAGGCTCCCCTGGTGCTCGGCGACACCGATGGAAAATTCTACCGCAAGTATCTCCGCGGACTGGCGCGCGAGATCCGCTACCTGCGCCACTCCACGCTCGACAATGACGGCGTGCCGCGGCTGCAGGTGCTGATCGCGCTGTGCTACGCCTCGCTCTGCCTCGCCAACCAGGCACGCAATATCAAGTCGGCGACCCGCAGGCTGTCGGACGAATTGCAGCGCCAGATCCTGCCCGATGGCGGCCACATCTCGCGCAATCCCGGCGCGCTGGTCGAGCTGCTCAGCGACCTCCTGCCGCTGCGGCAGACCTTTGCGGCACGTAACATCGCGCCGCCGCCGGCGTTGCTCAACGCGATCGACCGCATGATGCCGATGCTGCGCTTCTTCCGGCACGGCGACGGCAGCTTCGCGCTGTTCAACGGCATGTCGACCGCGCCGTCCGATCTGGTCGCGACGCTGCTCGCCTATGACGACACCCGCGGCGTGCCGATGGCGAGCATGCCGCACACCGGCTTCCAGCGTCTCGATGCCGGCAACACCACGCTGATCATCGACACCGGTCCGCCGCCGCCGGCAAGCGTCAGCCAGGATGCACATGCCGGCTGCCTGTCGTTCGAGCTCTCCTCGGGACCGAGCCGCATCGTCGTCAATTGCGGCATGCCGTCGACCGGGCGCGACAATTGGCGGCCGTTCGCGCGCTCCACCGCAGCGCATTCGACGCTGACCTATCACGACACCTCGTCGTGCCAGTTCGTCGAGCTGTCGGCGATGAAGCGGCTGCTGCGCGGCGCGCCGATCACCAGCGGGCCCAGCAATGTCGAGAGCTACCGCGAAGCCGTTCCCGGCGGCGACGTGCTCACCGCCTCGCATGACGGCTATCTCTCCCGCTTCGGCGTGATCCATCGCCGCGTGCTGATGGTCTCCCAGGACGGCACGCGACTCGAAGGCGAGGACTCGCTGTCGCCGGCGCCGGGCGGCCGCATGAAGGGCAGCGAGGCCGATTTCGCGCTGCGCTTCCATCTGCACCCTTCGGTGAAGGCGAGCCGGTTGTCGGATGCGCGCGGCGTGATGCTGGTGCTGCCAAACCGCGACGTCTGGACCTTCGAGGCGATGGACGACAAGGTCGACCTCGAGGACAGCGTGTTCCTGGCCGGCAATGACGGCCCGCGCCGCACCTCGCAGATCGTGATCCGGCAGGACGCCAGGCACGCCGCCACCATCCGCTGGAGCTTCGTCCGCTCCTCGACCTCGGCCACCGCCACCAACGCCCGCCGCAACGCCCGCCGCGAGCCGGAACTGCCGCTGTAG
- the purH gene encoding bifunctional phosphoribosylaminoimidazolecarboxamide formyltransferase/IMP cyclohydrolase, producing the protein MTEQLRRVTRALLSVSDKTGLIDFAKALADQGVELVSTGGTAKAIAAAGLQVKDVSELTGFPEMMDGRVKTLHPKVHGGLLAIRDNKEHAAAMASHGIAPIDLLVVNLYPFEATVDKGAGFEECIENIDIGGPAMIRAAAKNHDDVAVVVEASDYSAVLDELAVHKGATSLQLRRRLAAKAYARSAAYDAAISNWFAVQLDTKAPDFRAFGGRLIQSLRYGENPHQTAAFYATPEKRPGVATARQLQGKELSYNNINDTDAAYECVGEFDPQRTAACVIVKHANPCGVAEGPDLATAYARALACDSTSAYGGIIAVNRTLDADAARAIIGIFTEVIIAPDATEEAISIIAGRRNLRLMLAGGLPNPRALGLTAKTVAGGLLVQSRDNAVVEDMNLKVATKRAPTDAELRDLKFAFRVAKHVKSNTIIYAKDLATVGIGAGQMSRVDSARIAARKALDAAAELKLAEPLTKGSVVASDAFFPFADGMLACIEAGATAVIQPGGSMRDDEVIKAADEHGIAMVFTGVRHFRH; encoded by the coding sequence ATGACCGAGCAGCTTCGCCGCGTGACCCGCGCTCTGTTGTCCGTTTCCGACAAGACCGGACTGATCGATTTCGCCAAGGCGCTGGCCGACCAGGGCGTCGAGTTGGTCTCGACCGGCGGCACCGCCAAGGCGATCGCGGCGGCCGGGCTGCAGGTCAAGGACGTCTCCGAGCTCACCGGTTTCCCCGAGATGATGGACGGCCGGGTCAAGACGCTGCATCCGAAGGTGCATGGCGGCCTGCTCGCGATCCGCGACAACAAGGAGCACGCCGCGGCGATGGCCTCGCACGGCATCGCGCCGATCGATCTCCTGGTCGTCAACCTCTATCCGTTCGAGGCCACCGTCGACAAAGGCGCCGGCTTCGAGGAGTGCATCGAGAACATCGACATCGGCGGCCCTGCGATGATCCGCGCCGCGGCGAAGAACCATGACGACGTCGCCGTGGTGGTCGAGGCGAGCGACTATTCTGCGGTGCTCGACGAGCTCGCCGTGCACAAGGGCGCGACCTCGCTTCAGTTGCGCCGGCGGCTCGCCGCCAAGGCCTATGCGCGCAGCGCGGCCTATGACGCCGCGATCTCGAACTGGTTTGCCGTGCAGCTCGATACCAAGGCGCCGGACTTCCGCGCCTTCGGCGGCAGGCTGATCCAGTCGCTGCGCTACGGCGAGAACCCGCACCAGACCGCGGCGTTCTATGCCACGCCGGAGAAGCGGCCGGGCGTTGCCACCGCGCGGCAGCTGCAGGGCAAGGAATTGTCCTACAACAACATCAACGACACCGACGCGGCCTACGAATGCGTCGGCGAGTTCGACCCGCAGCGCACAGCGGCCTGCGTCATCGTCAAGCACGCCAATCCCTGCGGCGTCGCCGAGGGTCCCGATCTCGCGACTGCTTATGCTCGTGCGCTGGCCTGCGACTCCACCTCGGCCTATGGCGGCATCATCGCGGTCAACCGCACGCTCGATGCGGACGCGGCGCGCGCCATCATCGGCATCTTCACCGAGGTGATCATCGCGCCCGACGCGACCGAGGAGGCGATCTCGATCATCGCCGGCCGGCGCAATCTGCGCCTCATGCTTGCCGGCGGTCTGCCGAACCCGCGCGCGCTCGGTCTCACCGCCAAGACCGTCGCCGGCGGCCTCTTGGTGCAGAGCCGCGACAATGCGGTGGTTGAGGACATGAATCTGAAGGTCGCGACCAAGCGCGCGCCGACCGACGCCGAGCTGCGCGATCTCAAATTCGCCTTCCGCGTTGCAAAACACGTCAAGTCGAACACCATCATCTACGCCAAAGATCTCGCCACCGTCGGCATCGGCGCCGGCCAGATGAGCCGGGTCGATTCCGCGCGCATCGCGGCGCGCAAGGCGCTGGATGCCGCGGCCGAGCTGAAGCTCGCCGAGCCGCTGACCAAGGGTTCGGTGGTCGCATCAGATGCGTTCTTCCCGTTCGCCGACGGCATGCTGGCCTGCATCGAGGCCGGCGCCACCGCGGTGATCCAGCCCGGCGGCTCGATGCGCGACGACGAGGTGATCAAGGCCGCCGACGAGCACGGCATCGCCATGGTGTTCACCGGCGTGCGGCATTTCCGGCATTGA